A segment of the Allosaccharopolyspora coralli genome:
GCGCCCGCGGCGACACCGACGGCGGTGTCGAGGGTGCCCGTGGCGAGGTTGGTGGAGGCGTCGACGGTGTTGTCGAAGGAGTCGGTCATCTGGGTGACGGTGCCGTAGGTCACGTCGCCGACCGTGCTAGCCACGCTGCTGACCGCGTCGCCCGAGCCGCCGTCGATGTTGATGAAGTCGTGGGCGTTGATGAAGTTCTGCGAGTCCTGCAGGTCGTGGTTGTGGTCGTGGTTCTGGTCCGTGCCCACGTTGATGTTGCCGAACCCGTTGCCGGTGGCGTTGTTCTCGCTCGCCGACTGCGGGGTCAGCAGGCTGTCGACGTCGCCCGCCGAGGTGAAGTCGGTAACGAGGTCGGTGACGTTGTTGAGCATGCTCGGTTCTACTCCCAGCTCGAACTGTTCCAGTTGGTTGATCGCGACGTGGTGTGTGCTCGTGGCGAACTGCTCGACGCTGGTCTGAAGCGCTCGTCCGTATTCCTCGGCGACGTCGACGGGGGTGTGGTCGAGCGCGAGCGACGTTGCCTGCAGCACATCGGTCGTCGTCATGTCCCCGAGGCCCGCCTGGTGCAGCGACGCGCTCGGGTCAGCCTCGAACGCCGTGCGAGCGTCGGGATCGCTCACGAGACGGCTGAGGAACTCGTGCACCGTCGGCTCACCGGTGGGGTGCGCGCCGGGGGCACTCGGTGTTCCAGGGCTCATGGGCAGTGACCGTAGATCAAGACGGCCCCCGGGCAATCGGGCGTGACTCCTAGTCGTCTACTTCTCTATTAGGGGGTGCACCTAGTGCGCCACACGGGGAATCCCCTACCCATCGGTACGCGACAGATCGTCCACGTTAGGTTGTCCCCAGTCACCCGGAAGACTGGCAATGCCGTACCGGTCGCCGTGCGATCAGTGGCTGCCGACGCGTCGTCGCCGGTCACCGGTAAGCCGGTGCGGCTGACCGTGCCGAGCCGACTCGCAGAGCCGGGCCTGCTGAGCCGGACGCAGCAGGACGGAACGCAGCCATGGCCCGGTGAGAGGAGCCGCAAGTACCGATGCCGTACGTGCTGGGGATCCACGTCGGGGGGACCGTGACCTCCGCCGCGGTCGCCCGGCGCGAGGGCGGTCGCTGGGGCAGCCCCGCTCCCGTCGGTCTCGCCGCGCAGTCACCGACGTTGCCGACCGTGCTCTGCCGGGTCCAGGACGGGTCGTTCGTCGCGGGCCACGACGCCGAACGTCAGGAACTGCATCATCACGAGTGGGTGGTCCGGGGTTTCACCCGCGCCGTCGGCGACGAGGTCCCGCTGCTCGTCGGGGACGACTTCGTGGCCGCTCACGAGCTGGTCGCGACGATGATCGAGTGGGTCGCCGACCTCGTCGCCCACCGTCAAGGCCATCCCCCCGAACACGTCGCCGTCGCCCACCCCGCGACCTGGGGGCCGTACCGGGCCCATCTCGTGCACCAGGCGCTCGGCAGGCTCGGGATCGGTGACGTGACGCTAGTGCCGGAGCCGGTCGCGGTCGGTCTCGACTACGCCGACCGACAGGGACTCGACGACTCGGACGCGATCGCGGTCGCCAGTCTCGGCGGAACCTCGGTCGACGTGACCGTGCTGCGGCGGCGGGAGCCTGGCTTCGACGTGCTCGGTTCGTCGTTGAGTGCCGATCACCTCAGCGGGGCCGTCCTCGACGACGAGGTCGTCACGTTCGTGCGATCCGGTGCGGGTGTCGAGCTCGACGAACTCGACACCGAGAACCTGCGGGTCCGCTCCGATCTGTTCGGGCTGCGGACGGCGTGCGTCAGGGCGAAGGAGATCCTCTCGCACCAGCCGGAGACGACCGTTCCCGTCGAGCTCGGCGAGCATCGCGCGCAGGTACAGCTGACGCGGTCCCGCTACGAACAACTGGCCCGGCCGCACCTGGAGCGGCTGCCGGACCTGCTCTCCCAGGCGGTGCAGTCGGTGGCGTTGCAGTCCGAGGACCTCGCGGCCGTCGTCCTCGCAGGCGGTTCGGCCCGAACACCGCTGCTACGGCAGCTCGTCGGCCAGAAGCTGAGCACCGCCCCGCGGGTGGACGTCGCTCCCGAGCTGGTGGCCGCGCGTGGCGCCGCGGTCTCGGCGGTCACGGCTGTGTCGACGGAGACCGACGAGGACAGCGCGGCCGAGCCGGGAGTCGTGATCGAGCGACCCGACGAGCTCGATCTCGCGGGCAGGCTCGAACCGCCGCCCGCCGACGATCCGCCGGAGCCGATCACCCGGCCGCCGGTGAAGGTGGAACCGATGCACCTGGACCCGCCCGCGCGCAATCCCCGAGTCATGCGCATGATCACGCTGTCGGTCGCCGCGGTGCTGATCGTCATCGGACTCGTCCTCACGGTCATGCACTACCAGGACGGCGGAATGGGCTGGTCGCCGTCCGGGCCGGGACTGTTGTCGACCGGCTGAGCCGACGACCGGCAGGCCGCACCTGAACCGCACACCGTTCGAGCTCACGAAGGACTCATGGACCATCGGACAGCGCCCCAGCGAGACGTCCCGTCCGGGGCGTCGCCCGCGCTGATGCGGCAGGCCGTGGCGAACGACCCGAACGCCGCGATCCAGGTCGCTATCCAGGGCGCGGGCGGGTACGGCAAGACGGCGCTGTTGGTGGCGCTGGCCGGCATCTATCGCGATGCCGGGGTCACCGTGGTCAACGGCGCCGCCCAGCGGCTCGACACGGTGAGCGAGGACGTCGCCGTCGTCGTCGACGACGCACACCGCGCCACGGACCGGACGTTGCACGAGCTGGCGGAGTTGGCTCGCCGCCCCTCGGCGCGGCTTTTCGTCACGTACCGGCCGTGGCCGCGGCGCCCGGCGCTGACCGCGCTCGTGGAGGAGCTCGGGCGCTCGCGACCTCCGCTGCTGCTGGGTGCTTTGGGGCCGGCGGAGGTCGCCCGGCACGCCCGGAACGTGCTGGGGGAGTCGGTGCACGCCGACTCAGTGGAGCGGTTGCTCGCTCGGACGGGCGGGGTGCCGAGGCTCGTGACGCGCGTCCTGGCCGGTGTACGAGGCGGCGGTGCCGGACGATTGCCGGCGTCCGTGCTCGACCAGTTCCAGCACGACATGGAACAACTCGGTGAGCACGGCCGCGCGTGCCTGACGGCGATGGCGGCGGGCGCGGCCGCGCACCCGGAACTGCTGGCGCCGCTGCTCGACCTCGACCACTCCGAGGTGGCGGACGGGCTCAACGCCGTCCGGGCGGGCGGACTCACCGATCAGTCGGACGCGTTGCTGCCGGTGGCGCGGGAAGCCGCCGCCGCCTTGACACCGCTGGATCGCAGGCTCGCCGTGCTCCGGCGCATGGTGGAAACCGCGGTGCAGCGGGGCCGTCCGGTGTTGGACCTGGTGCGACCGCTGCTCGACAGGGACGTCGCTCCGGTCGCGGGACCGCTCATGGCGGAGGCGTTCGAGCAGGCGGGGGACGAGGCAATGCAGGCAGCTCCCGCCATCGCAGGCCGCTGCTACCGCGCCGCCGTCGAGGCGGGCGCGCGGCCGGAGCGCCTCACGGCGCGTCGCGCCCGGGCGGCGGCCGAGACGGTAGCGTTCGACGACGCGCTGCGGCTGGCCGACGAGGTCCTGGTCGGGGAGTCCACTTCGGATCGTGGGCTGGGGGCTCAGGTGGCCGCGACGGTGCTGGCTCACCGGGGGCTGCTCAGGCGATCGGCCGCGCTGTGCGAGTGGTCGACGCGCGGCGCCCGATGGCCCGGCGATCAGGCTTTCGCGGTCGTCGGCTTGCTCGGAACCGGGCGTCCGGCCGATGCCAAGGAGCTGCTGAACCAGCGGGAGGACGGTCCGCCCACGTCGCTGTCGGGTGCGACGGCCGAACTCGCGAGCGGGATGCAGGAGTCGGTCGCCGGGTCGGCCGTGACCTCGGTGTCCACTTTGGCGCGTTCCGCGTCGCTCGCCGAACCGGCGGGCAAGAGCGTGCTCCTGCCGGACTCGCCCGCGGCGGTCGCCGCGATCGTGGCGATGCACTGTGGCGAGTTCGACGCGGCGGAGTCCGTGCTCTCCCGGGGAATCGAAGCCGGAACCGGAGGTTCGCTGCTGGTGAACCGGCAACGGCTGCTCCTGGCGTGGGTGGCGCTGGTGCGCGGGGACACGGTCACCGCGCGGGCGCGCTGGGACTTGATCCCGGACGGCGCGTGCGAACAGCCGCGAGACCGCCTTCTCGCCACGGCGTTGGAGGCTGGAATCGCCAGCCGGGACAATCACATCCCCGCTCTCAACGCCGTGCGTGGACGTATCCGGCAGGTGGTCGCCGAGCACCACGTCGACCTGTTCACCCTGCTGCCGTTGGGAGAGCTCGTCATGGCGGCCGCACGGTTGCGCGACCACGAGTGGCTCGAACCGCACCGGCGCGACGCCTTCACACTCCTCGACGACCTCGACAGTCCTCCCCTGTGGACCGGGCTGTTGGCGTGGCGGTGCCTGCACGCGAGCATGGTGCTCGACGACCTCGACGCCGTGCGTCACTACGCGGACGTGCTCGACGCGACCGCACAGCACAATCCGATGGCCTCGGCGATGAGTGTGGGGGCGGCCACGTGGGTGCGCGTACTGGCCGGGAAGGTCGACGAACCCGAAGTCTCCGAGGCCGCACGAGGACTGCACGCGGCCGGGCTCGTCGCCGACGCCGCCCAACTAGCCGGTCAGGCGGCGCTGCGCACGACGGACCGGCAGGCGATGCTGTCGCTGCTGGAACGCGCGCGCACTCTGCAGGGCAAGCCGACCCGGCCCCGCGCGGTCGGCGGTGCGGGTGCCGGGGACGAGGCGGTGCTCAGCGCCCGGGAGAAAGAGGTCGCCGAACTCGTCGTCGCGGGGCACACCTACAAGCAGGTCGGACAGAAGCTGTTCATCTCGGCCAAGACCGTCGAGCACCACATCGGCCGGATGAAGCAACGCCTCGGCTGCGCAGGCCGCGAAGAGCTGCTCCAACGACTCCGCGATCTCCTCACCTGACTAGAGAGGTGGCAAATTCGCGCGAATTTGCCACCTCTCTATCCACAGGGGGCGGAGTTGTCCACAGCCCGTCGTCGCCGGACTCAGCGGAGTTGCAGCGCGGCGCGCAGGGTCGCGGCGACCTCGACCATCGCCTCGTGGAAGCGACCACCGGCCAACCGGAGATTGGCGAAGCCGTGGATGAGGTCGGCGAACCGGCGATGCACCACCCGGACGTCGGACTGCCGCAGCCGCCGCACGTACTCCTCACCCTCGTCGCGCAGCGGATCGAACCCGGCCGTGACGACGTGCGCCGGGGGGAGATCGGTGAGGTCCTCGGCGAGCAGCACCGACAGCAGGAGATCGCCACGCCGGGCTCCCTCCGGTTCGTAGTGGCCCATGAACCAGTCCATGTCCTCGTCGGTGAGCAGGAACCCGTTCGAGAACAGCTCACGGGACTGCCGGCGGGTCGTGGCGTCCACCACCGGATACAGCAACAGCTGGAACTTCGGCGCGGTCGTGTCGTTTCGGGTCGTGTGGTGGGCGACCACGGCGGCGAGGTTGCCGCCCGCGCTGTCGCCCCCGACGGAGATCCGCTCGCGTGTGGTGCCGAGTTCGTCGGCGTGCTCGACCGCGTGGCGGAACGCGGCGAGCGCGTCCTCGGCCGCGGCGGGGAACGGGTTCTCCGGTGCGAGCCGGTAATCCACCGACAGGACCCGGACATCCGCCCGGGTGGCGAGGAATCGGCACAGGTCGTCGTGGCTGTCGAGGTCGCCGATGACCCAGCCGCCGCCGTGGTAGAAGACGAGCAGGTCACTCGT
Coding sequences within it:
- a CDS encoding alpha/beta hydrolase; translated protein: MLQTLTSVARSTTVEGTVLRCVLGLPHGVKRALARAPIVVDGQELALDAQLLLRLQQLSGQTGLTGSDVGASRALMRRSAELLGHTPITDVEITERHVPTPSGSLPTRLYRPHSVTDTSDLLVFYHGGGWVIGDLDSHDDLCRFLATRADVRVLSVDYRLAPENPFPAAAEDALAAFRHAVEHADELGTTRERISVGGDSAGGNLAAVVAHHTTRNDTTAPKFQLLLYPVVDATTRRQSRELFSNGFLLTDEDMDWFMGHYEPEGARRGDLLLSVLLAEDLTDLPPAHVVTAGFDPLRDEGEEYVRRLRQSDVRVVHRRFADLIHGFANLRLAGGRFHEAMVEVAATLRAALQLR
- a CDS encoding IniB N-terminal domain-containing protein, with the translated sequence MSPGTPSAPGAHPTGEPTVHEFLSRLVSDPDARTAFEADPSASLHQAGLGDMTTTDVLQATSLALDHTPVDVAEEYGRALQTSVEQFATSTHHVAINQLEQFELGVEPSMLNNVTDLVTDFTSAGDVDSLLTPQSASENNATGNGFGNINVGTDQNHDHNHDLQDSQNFINAHDFINIDGGSGDAVSSVASTVGDVTYGTVTQMTDSFDNTVDASTNLATGTLDTAVGVAAGAAGMASGAAEGTGVADLATDVTGLASETTDLAGGSTDLISGGVPAVGGVPAVGDVADTATGLAGGEADLKGVTDLAGGAADLNGVTDLAGGVAGDIPVAGDVAGTATGAVGGVTDLAGGAEDVEGVTELAGGVAGEVPVAGEAVNTVGSVAGPAVAPVTEALPTEDVPVVNEVAEALPQEDVSIPEAGPADAVNGLVGGTVDEVNHLTGATEGLGVDGLL
- a CDS encoding Hsp70 family protein, which gives rise to MPYVLGIHVGGTVTSAAVARREGGRWGSPAPVGLAAQSPTLPTVLCRVQDGSFVAGHDAERQELHHHEWVVRGFTRAVGDEVPLLVGDDFVAAHELVATMIEWVADLVAHRQGHPPEHVAVAHPATWGPYRAHLVHQALGRLGIGDVTLVPEPVAVGLDYADRQGLDDSDAIAVASLGGTSVDVTVLRRREPGFDVLGSSLSADHLSGAVLDDEVVTFVRSGAGVELDELDTENLRVRSDLFGLRTACVRAKEILSHQPETTVPVELGEHRAQVQLTRSRYEQLARPHLERLPDLLSQAVQSVALQSEDLAAVVLAGGSARTPLLRQLVGQKLSTAPRVDVAPELVAARGAAVSAVTAVSTETDEDSAAEPGVVIERPDELDLAGRLEPPPADDPPEPITRPPVKVEPMHLDPPARNPRVMRMITLSVAAVLIVIGLVLTVMHYQDGGMGWSPSGPGLLSTG
- a CDS encoding helix-turn-helix domain-containing protein; the protein is MDHRTAPQRDVPSGASPALMRQAVANDPNAAIQVAIQGAGGYGKTALLVALAGIYRDAGVTVVNGAAQRLDTVSEDVAVVVDDAHRATDRTLHELAELARRPSARLFVTYRPWPRRPALTALVEELGRSRPPLLLGALGPAEVARHARNVLGESVHADSVERLLARTGGVPRLVTRVLAGVRGGGAGRLPASVLDQFQHDMEQLGEHGRACLTAMAAGAAAHPELLAPLLDLDHSEVADGLNAVRAGGLTDQSDALLPVAREAAAALTPLDRRLAVLRRMVETAVQRGRPVLDLVRPLLDRDVAPVAGPLMAEAFEQAGDEAMQAAPAIAGRCYRAAVEAGARPERLTARRARAAAETVAFDDALRLADEVLVGESTSDRGLGAQVAATVLAHRGLLRRSAALCEWSTRGARWPGDQAFAVVGLLGTGRPADAKELLNQREDGPPTSLSGATAELASGMQESVAGSAVTSVSTLARSASLAEPAGKSVLLPDSPAAVAAIVAMHCGEFDAAESVLSRGIEAGTGGSLLVNRQRLLLAWVALVRGDTVTARARWDLIPDGACEQPRDRLLATALEAGIASRDNHIPALNAVRGRIRQVVAEHHVDLFTLLPLGELVMAAARLRDHEWLEPHRRDAFTLLDDLDSPPLWTGLLAWRCLHASMVLDDLDAVRHYADVLDATAQHNPMASAMSVGAATWVRVLAGKVDEPEVSEAARGLHAAGLVADAAQLAGQAALRTTDRQAMLSLLERARTLQGKPTRPRAVGGAGAGDEAVLSAREKEVAELVVAGHTYKQVGQKLFISAKTVEHHIGRMKQRLGCAGREELLQRLRDLLT